Proteins encoded in a region of the Athene noctua chromosome 4, bAthNoc1.hap1.1, whole genome shotgun sequence genome:
- the NPY5R gene encoding neuropeptide Y receptor type 5 isoform X1, which translates to MTANITKKSREEAAVLDCKMDLGFKDRNNRTPTNNTSATTKNFSAWEDYKSSVDDIQYFLIGLYTLISLAGFMGNLLILTALLKRRQKTIINILIGNLAFSDILVVLFCSPFTLTSILLDQWIFGTIMCHVMPFLQCISVLVSTLMLISIAAVRYRMIKYPLSSNLTAKQGYFLIVTIWAIGFAICSPLPVFHKIVDLSKTLNLEALENRLLCIESWPSDSYRIAFTIALLFMQYILPLVCLTASHTSVCRSIGSRLSNKENKFEEKEMINLTLHPSKSTGTQVQPSRRSRWSCAFVRKHHRRYSKKTSSVMPAISRHHQDTLSRDLPETFGTEKCQLSSSSRFIPGIPICFEMKPEENTEIQDMITVSQSIIRIKTRSRRVFCRLTVLILVFGFSWMPLHLFHIVTDFNATLISNRHFKLVYCICHLLGMMSCCLNPILYGFLNNSIKADLMSLIPCCQIP; encoded by the coding sequence GACTGTAAAATGGATTTAGGATTCAAAGACCGTAACAACAGGACACCTACCAATAACACCTCTGCTACTACAAAGAATTTTTCTGCCTGGGAAGATTATAAAAGTAGTGTTGATGACATACAGTACTTTCTTATTGGGCTGTACACACTTATAAGTCTGGCTGGCTTTATGGGAAATCTGCTTATACTAACAGCTCTACTAAAGCGCAGGCAGAAGACAATAATAAACATTCTCATTGGTAACTTGGCCTTTTCTGACATCTTGGTTGTGCTGTTTTGTTCACCTTTCACACTGACATCCATCCTGCTTGACCAGTGGATTTTTGGCACTATCATGTGCCATGTAATGCCCTTCCTCCAGTGCATATCAGTTCTAGTTTCAACTTTGATGTTAATATCTATTGCTGCAGTCAGGTACCGTATGATAAAATATCCCCTTTCTAGCAATTTAACAGCAAAACAAGGCTATTTCTTAATAGTGACCATTTGGGCCATTGGCTTTGCAATTTGCTCCCCTCTGCCAGTTTTTCACAAAATTGTAGACCTCAGCAAAACTCTGAATTTAGAAGCACTGGAGAACAGGCTCTTGTGTATTGAGTCATGGCCTTCTGATTCCTACAGAATTGCCTTTACGATAGCCTTATTGTTCATGCAGTATATATTGCCCCTGGTGTGTTTAACCGCTAGTCACACCAGTGTCTGTAGGAGCATAGGTTCCAGACTGTCAAACAAGGAAAATAAGTTTGAAGAAAAGGAGATGATAAACCTAACTCTTCATCCCTCTAAGAGTACCGGCACACAGGTACAGCCCTCCCGCCGTTCCAGATGGAGCTGTGCCTTTGTCAGAAAGCACCACAGAAGATACAGTAAAAAGACTTCAAGTGTGATGCCAGCTATTTCAAGACATCATCAGGATACTCTTTCCAGAGACCTCCCAGAAACCTTTGGCACAGAAAAATGCCAGCTATCATCCTCCAGTAGATTCATCCCTGGGATACCTATTTGTTTTGAGatgaaaccagaagaaaacacagagatcCAGGACATGATTACAGTATCCCAATCCATCATCAGAATTAAGACAAGATCTAGAAGAGTTTTTTGCAGACTGACAGTGCTAATCCTAGTTTTTGGTTTCAGTTGGATGCCTCTTCACCTTTTCCACATTGTGACGGATTTCAATGCCACTCTCATTTCTAACAGGCATTTTAAATTAGTATATTGCATATGCCATTTACTGGGTATGATGTCCTGCTGCTTGAATCCCATCCTCTATGGGTTCCTCAACAACAGCATAAAAGCCGATTTAATGTCCCTTATTCCATGCTGCCAAATACCATGA
- the NPY5R gene encoding neuropeptide Y receptor type 5 isoform X2: MDLGFKDRNNRTPTNNTSATTKNFSAWEDYKSSVDDIQYFLIGLYTLISLAGFMGNLLILTALLKRRQKTIINILIGNLAFSDILVVLFCSPFTLTSILLDQWIFGTIMCHVMPFLQCISVLVSTLMLISIAAVRYRMIKYPLSSNLTAKQGYFLIVTIWAIGFAICSPLPVFHKIVDLSKTLNLEALENRLLCIESWPSDSYRIAFTIALLFMQYILPLVCLTASHTSVCRSIGSRLSNKENKFEEKEMINLTLHPSKSTGTQVQPSRRSRWSCAFVRKHHRRYSKKTSSVMPAISRHHQDTLSRDLPETFGTEKCQLSSSSRFIPGIPICFEMKPEENTEIQDMITVSQSIIRIKTRSRRVFCRLTVLILVFGFSWMPLHLFHIVTDFNATLISNRHFKLVYCICHLLGMMSCCLNPILYGFLNNSIKADLMSLIPCCQIP; the protein is encoded by the coding sequence ATGGATTTAGGATTCAAAGACCGTAACAACAGGACACCTACCAATAACACCTCTGCTACTACAAAGAATTTTTCTGCCTGGGAAGATTATAAAAGTAGTGTTGATGACATACAGTACTTTCTTATTGGGCTGTACACACTTATAAGTCTGGCTGGCTTTATGGGAAATCTGCTTATACTAACAGCTCTACTAAAGCGCAGGCAGAAGACAATAATAAACATTCTCATTGGTAACTTGGCCTTTTCTGACATCTTGGTTGTGCTGTTTTGTTCACCTTTCACACTGACATCCATCCTGCTTGACCAGTGGATTTTTGGCACTATCATGTGCCATGTAATGCCCTTCCTCCAGTGCATATCAGTTCTAGTTTCAACTTTGATGTTAATATCTATTGCTGCAGTCAGGTACCGTATGATAAAATATCCCCTTTCTAGCAATTTAACAGCAAAACAAGGCTATTTCTTAATAGTGACCATTTGGGCCATTGGCTTTGCAATTTGCTCCCCTCTGCCAGTTTTTCACAAAATTGTAGACCTCAGCAAAACTCTGAATTTAGAAGCACTGGAGAACAGGCTCTTGTGTATTGAGTCATGGCCTTCTGATTCCTACAGAATTGCCTTTACGATAGCCTTATTGTTCATGCAGTATATATTGCCCCTGGTGTGTTTAACCGCTAGTCACACCAGTGTCTGTAGGAGCATAGGTTCCAGACTGTCAAACAAGGAAAATAAGTTTGAAGAAAAGGAGATGATAAACCTAACTCTTCATCCCTCTAAGAGTACCGGCACACAGGTACAGCCCTCCCGCCGTTCCAGATGGAGCTGTGCCTTTGTCAGAAAGCACCACAGAAGATACAGTAAAAAGACTTCAAGTGTGATGCCAGCTATTTCAAGACATCATCAGGATACTCTTTCCAGAGACCTCCCAGAAACCTTTGGCACAGAAAAATGCCAGCTATCATCCTCCAGTAGATTCATCCCTGGGATACCTATTTGTTTTGAGatgaaaccagaagaaaacacagagatcCAGGACATGATTACAGTATCCCAATCCATCATCAGAATTAAGACAAGATCTAGAAGAGTTTTTTGCAGACTGACAGTGCTAATCCTAGTTTTTGGTTTCAGTTGGATGCCTCTTCACCTTTTCCACATTGTGACGGATTTCAATGCCACTCTCATTTCTAACAGGCATTTTAAATTAGTATATTGCATATGCCATTTACTGGGTATGATGTCCTGCTGCTTGAATCCCATCCTCTATGGGTTCCTCAACAACAGCATAAAAGCCGATTTAATGTCCCTTATTCCATGCTGCCAAATACCATGA